From one Paenibacillus sp. FSL K6-1330 genomic stretch:
- a CDS encoding DUF3889 domain-containing protein has protein sequence MLGSIVLAGVLSFGLSPGYEQGIKKLSDSYDQQAIFESGGELVEEALRACEKHFGTALFLPPQLPSVAFTHQYGRCYDMEGGLDEHLEVHYQNRYKPEHDYKIELYPLENKQQLKHLSFQESELADHTTAKFYKGPINTLQLLVFEKGNWQYLLTAANRASSKISQQELTEIAESLTQAMNSKDPVYAMWGTLAVTETKRKYNMDVVDYLYMGKTTISNEMAEEKFKLWLKKGAREFGVYVTVAFHPTTHQFISIRYEEF, from the coding sequence ATGCTGGGCAGCATCGTATTAGCCGGTGTTTTATCGTTTGGGTTAAGCCCTGGTTATGAACAAGGTATAAAAAAACTTTCGGATTCCTATGATCAGCAAGCCATATTTGAATCCGGCGGTGAGCTTGTAGAGGAAGCTTTAAGGGCCTGTGAGAAACATTTCGGTACAGCCCTCTTCTTACCACCTCAATTGCCGTCCGTAGCTTTCACGCATCAGTATGGCCGCTGTTATGACATGGAAGGCGGATTGGACGAGCATTTGGAGGTTCACTATCAGAACCGATATAAACCTGAACATGACTACAAGATCGAGTTATATCCGCTGGAGAATAAACAGCAGCTGAAGCATCTATCATTTCAAGAATCGGAGCTGGCAGATCATACGACTGCAAAGTTTTACAAGGGACCGATCAATACGCTTCAACTGTTAGTATTCGAAAAGGGGAACTGGCAATACCTTTTAACTGCTGCAAATCGCGCTTCGTCGAAAATCAGTCAGCAGGAATTGACAGAAATTGCAGAGTCCCTGACCCAAGCCATGAACAGTAAGGACCCTGTTTACGCTATGTGGGGAACGCTCGCCGTGACGGAAACGAAGCGTAAATACAATATGGATGTCGTCGACTACCTCTATATGGGAAAAACTACGATATCCAATGAGATGGCGGAGGAGAAATTTAAGCTATGGCTTAAGAAAGGCGCTCGTGAATTCGGCGTATACGTAACCGTTGCGTTTCACCCGACAACCCATCAGTTCATATCGATTCGATACGAGGAATTCTAG
- a CDS encoding spore germination protein — translation MKQKLKSIFLVSHEYSEEGQTHENQQDPNPQEDDRLTLQHIIDQFDHAADFVHKTYHNERLHVLYFSHLVNEDRLERDLLPPLLNSDTPLEPLTQQSQYEHVTDTKKCVESILDGMALFFYEDKAYLIDVIFPISRTVAESETESIIIGPHEAFTEQAYTNLSLIRKRVQSSHLKVIKLSVGEVSKSDVYVLYIQDIANENYVKEVIKRIEDIEIDAIHDANMLIQCIDDDPYSIFAQFLTTERPDTIASKLVSGRIVGIMDGSPTAFSAPVNFFEFFSSSDDYYQRWSIGTASLFLRFAALLITVTLTALYVSVTSFHYEMIPENLILTLTESRSKVPFPPIFEALLMETTIELLREAGARLPTKIGQTIGIVGGIVIGQAAVQAGLTSNILIIAVASSAIASFVIPNYVMSASFRLFRFALIVMAGLWGNMGLALGLAYIVIHLSGLTSVGASYLSPIAPFEPYDWKDVFMRLPFSALAKRPTQVKARNKVKLKMKR, via the coding sequence ATGAAACAGAAATTAAAATCCATCTTTCTGGTTAGCCATGAGTATTCAGAAGAAGGCCAAACTCACGAAAATCAGCAAGATCCTAACCCCCAGGAAGATGATAGGCTGACGCTGCAGCATATCATCGACCAATTTGATCATGCCGCCGATTTTGTCCATAAAACCTATCATAATGAACGTTTGCATGTACTGTATTTCAGTCATTTAGTCAATGAGGATCGACTGGAGCGTGATCTCCTTCCTCCTTTATTGAATTCCGATACACCGCTAGAACCGTTGACGCAGCAATCCCAGTATGAGCATGTGACGGATACTAAAAAATGCGTGGAGAGCATTCTTGACGGCATGGCTCTATTCTTTTATGAGGACAAAGCATACCTGATCGATGTTATTTTCCCAATATCACGTACGGTTGCTGAGTCCGAAACGGAATCCATCATTATCGGGCCGCACGAGGCTTTTACCGAACAAGCTTATACAAATCTGTCGTTGATCCGGAAGCGAGTTCAGAGTTCTCATCTCAAAGTCATTAAATTGTCCGTTGGTGAAGTAAGCAAATCTGATGTCTATGTTCTTTACATCCAAGACATCGCAAATGAGAACTACGTAAAAGAAGTGATAAAGCGAATTGAGGATATCGAAATCGATGCTATCCATGATGCGAACATGCTGATTCAGTGCATTGATGATGATCCGTATTCGATCTTTGCACAATTTCTGACCACCGAGCGGCCGGATACGATCGCATCGAAGCTGGTTTCGGGTCGTATCGTGGGAATTATGGACGGAAGCCCCACTGCCTTCAGCGCCCCGGTCAACTTTTTTGAATTCTTCTCATCCTCCGATGATTATTACCAACGGTGGAGCATAGGCACGGCATCCTTGTTCTTGAGGTTTGCAGCGCTCCTGATTACGGTGACGTTGACAGCCCTTTACGTATCAGTGACCTCCTTTCACTATGAAATGATTCCGGAAAATCTTATCTTGACACTGACAGAGTCCAGAAGTAAAGTGCCTTTCCCCCCGATTTTTGAAGCGTTGCTGATGGAGACTACCATAGAGCTATTGCGGGAGGCCGGGGCGAGACTGCCTACCAAGATCGGTCAAACCATTGGTATCGTAGGCGGTATCGTTATAGGACAAGCTGCTGTGCAAGCAGGATTAACAAGTAACATTCTAATCATTGCCGTCGCCTCTTCGGCGATTGCCTCCTTTGTTATTCCCAACTATGTGATGAGTGCATCCTTTCGCCTGTTCCGTTTCGCACTTATTGTAATGGCTGGATTATGGGGAAATATGGGATTGGCTCTTGGATTGGCCTATATAGTCATTCACTTAAGTGGTTTGACGAGTGTCGGCGCCTCCTACTTATCACCCATTGCTCCCTTTGAGCCCTATGATTGGAAAGACGTATTCATGAGACTGCCTTTTTCCGCATTGGCCAAGCGGCCAACCCAAGTCAAAGCCAGAAACAAAGTGAAGTTAAAAATGAAGAGGTGA
- a CDS encoding ATP-binding protein, which produces MSFIVLKLLFVPLISVFIMVSSVYLGYQTSIPWMLLTASLLYASVILDRKFEWLRILQFLFLGAFHYVSQLNWCILLYYILIINLIHKKERFIETMPLCLLMVLQYSIIRLTYVPFTKYNILVSVFDCLASFVVVISFHFVNFLESEKKKLYKQNDYLTYHDPLTGLLNYDGYLHKVQHLIEVNKPFQLVLLDINNFKSLNAKDISTANEILISFSRAVRKLFRNDMLAASRYAGDRFAILLPEHVNIDSSMFKFENIGVQVTYSITCYPHEALTYQEMISTAEDRIFQMRRNSWMRSQEEMIRTEKMKMVGELAAGMAHEIRNPLTSIKGFIQLSKNQSYNIQPWYEVIMGEITRVGELTAEFLHFSKPHASNMRVESLMDCMTRVYSLCESEAASHGHLFMLDVSDEPIQIVMDRDKIIQVLINLIRNSFQAMEHTGSVRISLRAEERMAVVEIQDTGKGIADENLAKIFDPFYTTKEEGTGLGLSLCQKIVEDHGGRITVHSELGIGTTFTLRIPLA; this is translated from the coding sequence TTGTCGTTTATAGTACTTAAGCTCCTATTTGTTCCCTTGATATCGGTTTTTATCATGGTGTCGTCGGTTTATCTTGGATATCAAACGTCAATCCCTTGGATGCTGCTCACGGCATCGTTACTGTATGCATCCGTCATTTTGGATCGAAAGTTCGAATGGCTTCGCATTCTTCAATTTCTCTTTCTCGGGGCGTTTCATTATGTTAGCCAATTGAATTGGTGTATCTTGCTGTATTACATACTTATCATCAATCTCATTCATAAAAAGGAGCGTTTCATAGAAACGATGCCGCTGTGCCTCCTTATGGTACTTCAATATTCTATTATTCGTCTGACTTACGTGCCTTTTACAAAGTACAATATTCTGGTTTCGGTGTTTGATTGCTTAGCATCCTTTGTCGTCGTGATTTCCTTTCATTTTGTTAACTTTCTCGAATCGGAAAAGAAGAAATTATATAAGCAAAACGATTACCTGACCTATCATGATCCCTTGACGGGACTTCTGAATTATGATGGATATTTGCATAAAGTTCAGCATCTCATTGAGGTGAATAAGCCCTTTCAGTTGGTGTTACTGGACATCAACAACTTCAAATCGTTAAATGCCAAGGACATCTCCACAGCCAATGAGATTCTAATCAGTTTCTCACGGGCAGTGCGCAAACTGTTCCGAAACGATATGCTGGCAGCCTCCCGATATGCGGGAGACCGCTTTGCCATACTGCTGCCCGAGCATGTCAACATCGACAGCAGCATGTTCAAATTTGAAAATATCGGCGTACAGGTGACCTATAGCATCACTTGTTACCCGCATGAAGCCTTAACTTATCAAGAGATGATCAGCACGGCAGAAGACAGGATATTTCAAATGCGGCGTAATTCCTGGATGAGAAGCCAGGAGGAGATGATCCGGACGGAAAAGATGAAGATGGTGGGGGAGTTGGCAGCCGGGATGGCCCATGAGATTCGAAATCCCCTTACCTCCATTAAAGGGTTTATTCAACTCTCCAAAAATCAAAGTTATAACATTCAGCCCTGGTATGAAGTCATAATGGGGGAGATTACGCGGGTAGGGGAGCTGACGGCAGAATTTCTACACTTCTCAAAACCCCATGCCAGCAATATGAGGGTAGAATCCCTTATGGACTGTATGACACGAGTCTATTCGTTGTGTGAATCCGAAGCCGCTTCACATGGACATTTATTTATGCTGGATGTAAGCGATGAACCGATCCAGATCGTCATGGATCGTGATAAGATCATCCAGGTGCTGATTAACCTGATCCGTAATTCCTTTCAAGCGATGGAGCACACCGGCTCCGTCAGAATCTCGCTCAGAGCGGAAGAACGAATGGCTGTCGTGGAAATTCAGGACACCGGAAAAGGCATTGCCGATGAAAATCTGGCCAAGATATTTGACCCGTTTTATACAACCAAAGAAGAAGGAACCGGCCTTGGGCTGTCGTTGTGTCAAAAAATTGTGGAGGACCATGGGGGCAGAATAACGGTGCACAGTGAGCTAGGGATTGGCACGACGTTTACCCTGCGGATTCCACTCGCTTAG
- a CDS encoding acyl-CoA dehydrogenase, translating into MLFTDQQIQSIREQALGMDKHRQVTPEVLATIYDHRLFHLFVPDELEGRMTSLPEAARIFQESARIDGNLGWLVTIGAGGGFFAALMSQEVSRRVFAHREAVIAGSGMPTGTARQVDGGYIVNGSWKYCSGSTYATTFTANAVIEPDSAVQDKAGVPTTDQGEPHIRSFILNPDQVEILEDWNAFGLRATASHTLSAVDAFVPVEMTFSLTETQGYENEMIYQYPFLPFAQVSFAGVAVGIAEHFLEAAESLATQRRSSSHVIGKLEERKAMLEQSVSDFYKTVEGSWEELLNNGELSKTTEEEVTARSIAAAQTALSCGQQVFPLLGLSAAMEDAEINRCWRDLQTACSHALLRNF; encoded by the coding sequence ATGTTATTTACGGATCAGCAGATTCAAAGCATAAGAGAACAAGCGCTTGGGATGGACAAGCATCGACAAGTAACGCCCGAAGTGCTGGCAACTATATACGATCATCGTTTATTTCATTTGTTTGTGCCCGATGAGCTTGAAGGAAGAATGACCTCACTGCCGGAGGCTGCACGCATTTTTCAGGAGAGTGCCAGGATCGACGGTAACCTGGGATGGCTGGTTACGATTGGAGCAGGTGGAGGATTCTTCGCGGCACTGATGAGCCAGGAGGTGAGTCGCCGCGTATTCGCACACCGCGAAGCGGTGATTGCGGGCAGCGGGATGCCGACAGGCACGGCAAGACAGGTGGACGGCGGATATATTGTGAACGGCAGCTGGAAGTATTGCAGCGGTTCTACCTATGCAACGACCTTTACAGCCAATGCAGTTATTGAACCGGATTCCGCGGTACAAGATAAAGCTGGCGTACCGACAACAGATCAGGGCGAGCCCCATATTCGTTCCTTTATCCTGAATCCTGATCAAGTCGAGATTCTGGAGGATTGGAATGCCTTCGGACTGCGGGCAACGGCGAGTCATACGTTATCCGCTGTGGATGCATTCGTGCCGGTGGAGATGACGTTCTCCCTTACGGAAACCCAAGGGTATGAGAACGAAATGATCTATCAATATCCCTTCCTTCCGTTTGCCCAAGTATCTTTTGCTGGAGTCGCCGTTGGGATCGCCGAGCATTTCCTGGAGGCAGCCGAATCACTTGCGACACAGAGAAGGAGCTCTTCTCATGTGATCGGCAAGCTGGAGGAGCGTAAAGCAATGTTGGAGCAATCCGTTTCGGATTTTTATAAGACGGTGGAAGGCTCTTGGGAGGAGCTGCTGAATAACGGTGAATTATCGAAAACAACAGAAGAAGAGGTGACCGCCCGCAGCATAGCAGCAGCCCAAACAGCGTTATCCTGCGGCCAACAGGTGTTCCCGCTCTTGGGTTTATCCGCTGCGATGGAAGATGCCGAAATCAATCGCTGCTGGAGGGATCTTCAGACGGCATGCTCGCATGCGCTGCTAAGAAACTTCTGA
- a CDS encoding multidrug effflux MFS transporter, whose product MSMSTNEAGSAMVLTRRKRLQFALILGSLSAFGPLSVDMYLPALPKLSESLGSPASLAQLSLTAFLLGLALGQLVAGPLSDIRGRKAPLIISLIIYSITSLLCAFAPTIWVLVALRFVQGASGAAGIVISRAVVRDLYTGSELTKFFTLLMLINGLAPIIAPVFGAFILNFVSWRGVFVVLFLIGLLMLLAVWFGLPETLTREKRASGGIKQTFRTFGTLVRDRVFVGYALSQAFVSAAMFAYISGSPFVLQDIFGVSPQMYSLFFAVNGVGIVLFSQITGRLASRTGETKLLTTGLVIAAFGGTSLFAITWLGGGLLLIAPMLFLIVSAVGMVSATTTSLAMQKQAAHTSGSASALLGLLPLLLGAAASPLVGLGDGTTAVPMGTVIGIAELLAVSSFLFLVMPFSHRKETPVSL is encoded by the coding sequence ATGTCGATGTCCACAAATGAAGCCGGTTCAGCCATGGTTCTAACTCGCAGGAAGAGGCTTCAGTTTGCCTTGATTCTCGGATCTCTTTCGGCTTTCGGGCCACTTTCCGTTGATATGTATTTACCTGCACTGCCGAAGCTCTCCGAAAGTTTGGGATCTCCAGCATCGTTGGCCCAATTAAGCCTGACGGCATTTTTACTTGGTCTTGCTCTGGGACAGCTTGTAGCAGGCCCGCTCAGCGATATCCGGGGGAGAAAAGCACCACTTATTATATCCTTGATTATTTATTCGATTACCTCCTTGCTGTGCGCGTTTGCTCCAACGATATGGGTTCTGGTTGCGCTTCGATTCGTGCAGGGAGCAAGCGGAGCAGCCGGTATCGTCATATCCAGGGCTGTCGTCCGGGATTTATACACCGGTTCGGAGCTGACCAAATTTTTTACGTTGCTGATGCTGATTAATGGATTGGCACCTATTATCGCTCCTGTATTCGGGGCGTTTATCCTTAATTTCGTCTCTTGGCGCGGAGTTTTTGTCGTCCTGTTCCTAATTGGATTGCTGATGCTGCTCGCTGTATGGTTTGGTCTTCCGGAAACGCTCACTCGGGAGAAAAGGGCAAGCGGAGGGATTAAACAAACATTCCGTACCTTCGGCACGCTGGTGCGGGACCGCGTATTTGTCGGCTATGCGCTTTCTCAAGCGTTCGTATCCGCCGCGATGTTTGCGTATATCTCGGGGTCACCTTTCGTGCTGCAGGATATCTTTGGCGTATCCCCTCAAATGTACAGTCTGTTCTTTGCCGTTAATGGGGTTGGCATTGTCCTGTTCTCTCAAATTACGGGCAGATTGGCCTCCCGCACAGGGGAAACCAAATTGTTGACAACGGGTCTTGTCATTGCGGCCTTTGGCGGCACTTCGCTGTTCGCGATCACATGGCTTGGTGGCGGATTGCTGCTGATTGCACCGATGCTGTTCCTGATTGTTTCTGCCGTCGGCATGGTCAGTGCAACGACTACGTCACTGGCGATGCAGAAGCAAGCAGCCCACACTTCAGGCAGTGCGTCCGCACTTCTTGGATTACTGCCATTGTTATTAGGTGCAGCCGCAAGTCCACTTGTAGGCCTGGGAGACGGAACTACTGCTGTCCCAATGGGAACGGTCATCGGGATTGCAGAATTGCTGGCCGTAAGCTCGTTTTTGTTCCTTGTTATGCCCTTTAGTCATAGGAAAGAGACGCCAGTGTCCTTGTAA
- a CDS encoding Ger(x)C family spore germination protein: MLKKCTCLLLLLCILPIFGCGDQRILEDLGFIQTTSYDMLPNGELSFSVSIPQADPETSAKREVLIATAKSSKEARMIMSRQTGMLLVSGQLRNVLFGISLAENGLHGHLDTLFRDPSISSQVKISVVEGSAGELLIDDYKQHPRTGRYIDMLLEKEALGQTIPKVTLFNFARDFFDQGVDPVAPIIKKHGNNYITTNGIALFRDDRYVTKIEPQDALVFAFLKSKFREGQISIDLTEINGKKENVMFSSLISTRKVKVTRGVQGVEKVTYHVKVTGSVLEYIGDARLNNARERRELEQRISQYISKKGDAMIALMKKHQVDNLGIGTYVRNRVGYEQWKKMNWRQELQKIPVECLFDVHIKDYGKFR, from the coding sequence ATGTTAAAAAAATGTACGTGTTTGCTCCTCCTACTGTGTATCCTCCCTATATTCGGCTGCGGGGATCAACGCATTTTGGAAGATCTGGGATTCATCCAAACGACCAGCTATGATATGCTCCCGAATGGCGAGTTAAGCTTCTCGGTCTCCATACCCCAAGCGGATCCGGAGACTTCCGCTAAGCGCGAAGTGCTGATAGCAACAGCCAAGAGCAGCAAGGAAGCGAGAATGATCATGTCCAGACAAACGGGGATGTTGCTGGTGAGTGGACAATTGCGTAATGTGCTGTTCGGTATTTCGTTGGCGGAAAACGGACTGCACGGTCATCTGGATACCTTGTTTCGGGATCCTTCCATCTCTTCACAGGTAAAAATCAGCGTGGTTGAAGGCAGTGCAGGCGAATTGCTGATTGACGATTACAAGCAGCACCCGCGGACCGGCCGATATATCGATATGTTGCTTGAGAAGGAAGCACTCGGACAAACCATTCCAAAGGTCACGTTATTTAACTTCGCCAGGGATTTTTTTGATCAAGGCGTAGACCCTGTTGCTCCGATTATTAAGAAGCATGGGAACAATTATATCACCACGAATGGCATCGCCTTGTTTAGAGACGATCGTTATGTTACGAAGATCGAACCTCAGGACGCATTGGTTTTCGCTTTTCTAAAAAGCAAATTCAGAGAAGGCCAAATTAGTATTGATCTGACGGAGATTAACGGCAAGAAGGAAAACGTCATGTTCAGTTCATTGATCAGCACACGAAAAGTCAAGGTTACCCGCGGAGTTCAAGGCGTTGAGAAGGTTACGTATCATGTGAAGGTTACCGGCTCTGTTCTGGAATACATCGGAGATGCTAGGTTAAATAACGCCCGGGAACGGCGCGAGCTGGAGCAGCGAATCAGTCAATATATTTCAAAAAAAGGCGATGCCATGATTGCGTTGATGAAAAAACATCAGGTGGATAATCTCGGAATCGGCACATATGTTCGAAATCGGGTTGGCTATGAACAATGGAAAAAAATGAACTGGCGGCAGGAGCTTCAAAAAATTCCGGTGGAATGCTTGTTTGATGTGCACATTAAAGATTACGGAAAGTTTCGGTAA
- a CDS encoding DUF3658 domain-containing protein yields the protein MKSTHSHIIQKAQDFARTVHERDASGHDWWHVQRVTRIARLLAYLEGANPYICELSAYLHDVADEKLNESKEAGYERVQQWLQQAGVEASDQETVLEIISTMSFSGGTGSAMRTLEGQIVQDADRLDAIGAIGIARTFAYSGWKGQSMYDPFIPLREQMTPEEYRKGKSTAINHFYEKLLKLKDKMNTESARLLADGKHQSLELFLQLFDKEWAMGNEAYLHESPIHRGNVSRVHIAFDDSTAGSLKMLLRSKPGEIVVTLHDDLMIGPLPKDHDFSRSFSIRNKWFQERYSITHADDRKLTMLQAAFAWLTLPQQLNELPCLIWAGDSASEQLGLRRLLSLIPDHPDAILVNATSVLHKQNPNIWYRGTFEMAIDKLQTVLDTAEHVPLSPQAQAGYRADWQRLVNDDGFLRVLQGEELRTVPESYYDADILQAAYRLEARHGFFKKSARIIGEVIGMGELTVSDSFIEYRVRHLIQEGALTYNGELTAMRNYSISLVDASTPEERWTHAQRLAKVVKLKSLMSEMMEIHFAERGLMEEIRQLDAEGLGSSVSTNPEAFRSSIQTQIDNLLRTYQHHQEQRVSFMGSLEKVLTQIDETTSKE from the coding sequence ATGAAATCAACTCATAGTCATATTATTCAGAAAGCTCAAGATTTTGCGCGCACAGTGCACGAAAGGGATGCAAGCGGTCATGATTGGTGGCATGTGCAGCGTGTCACCCGAATCGCCCGACTCCTGGCGTATCTTGAAGGCGCGAATCCATACATATGTGAATTGTCAGCATATCTCCATGACGTAGCTGACGAGAAGCTGAATGAATCAAAGGAAGCAGGTTACGAGCGGGTTCAGCAGTGGTTGCAGCAAGCCGGTGTGGAAGCATCTGACCAGGAAACCGTGTTGGAGATTATCAGCACGATGTCATTCTCTGGCGGAACGGGGAGCGCCATGCGTACATTAGAAGGGCAAATTGTACAGGATGCAGACCGTCTGGATGCGATTGGCGCAATCGGTATTGCCCGTACATTTGCTTATTCCGGATGGAAGGGACAAAGCATGTATGATCCATTCATTCCTCTTCGGGAGCAAATGACACCAGAGGAATATCGAAAAGGCAAAAGCACGGCCATTAACCACTTCTATGAAAAGCTATTAAAGCTGAAGGACAAGATGAATACGGAATCGGCAAGGCTGTTGGCAGATGGCAAGCATCAAAGTCTCGAGCTCTTTCTCCAGTTGTTCGATAAAGAGTGGGCAATGGGGAATGAAGCCTACCTGCACGAATCCCCGATTCATCGCGGGAATGTATCGCGTGTCCATATTGCGTTCGATGATTCAACGGCAGGGTCGTTAAAGATGCTGCTGCGCTCGAAACCGGGAGAAATCGTAGTTACATTGCACGATGACCTCATGATCGGACCGCTCCCGAAGGACCATGATTTCTCCCGTTCGTTCTCTATCCGAAATAAGTGGTTTCAGGAACGATATAGCATTACGCATGCGGATGACAGAAAATTAACGATGCTGCAAGCTGCCTTCGCTTGGCTGACCTTGCCCCAGCAGCTGAACGAGCTGCCGTGCTTGATATGGGCAGGGGATTCCGCCTCGGAACAACTTGGCTTACGCAGGTTGTTGTCTTTGATACCAGATCATCCTGATGCCATATTGGTGAATGCGACAAGTGTGCTTCACAAGCAGAACCCGAACATTTGGTATCGGGGGACATTCGAGATGGCTATAGATAAACTTCAAACGGTGCTGGACACAGCCGAGCATGTTCCATTGTCGCCGCAAGCTCAGGCTGGCTATCGTGCGGATTGGCAGCGTCTCGTAAACGATGATGGGTTCCTGCGCGTGCTTCAAGGCGAGGAGTTACGCACCGTTCCTGAATCTTACTATGATGCAGATATACTGCAAGCCGCATATCGCCTTGAGGCTAGACACGGGTTCTTCAAGAAATCAGCCCGCATTATTGGCGAGGTGATCGGAATGGGTGAATTAACCGTTTCCGACTCTTTCATTGAGTATCGGGTCCGACATCTGATTCAGGAAGGGGCTTTAACCTATAACGGCGAGCTGACAGCGATGCGAAACTACAGCATCTCCCTTGTAGATGCATCGACTCCCGAGGAGCGGTGGACCCATGCACAGCGCCTGGCCAAGGTCGTGAAGCTGAAGTCGCTGATGAGTGAGATGATGGAGATCCATTTTGCAGAAAGAGGTCTCATGGAAGAAATACGCCAGTTGGATGCAGAGGGACTGGGATCATCTGTTTCCACCAACCCGGAAGCTTTTAGGAGCAGCATACAAACTCAAATCGATAACCTATTGAGGACTTATCAACATCATCAAGAACAACGTGTGTCCTTCATGGGTTCCCTGGAGAAGGTGTTAACCCAGATCGATGAAACGACTTCTAAAGAATAG
- a CDS encoding GerAB/ArcD/ProY family transporter: protein MKEKLSQFHTAILIYMIQTGVYVFSITQVEAKYFGTNGWLITIPVSLLVCLNIYMMYWVYRLGKGQSIFVILEKSIPKFILTPFYLAISTVWALIGCLVAKEYVLIFQMFAFPTTNPMVFKIAIDVLAFILLTKGLYNISKASTVFFWSTIWMSLLLLYYVGEFRIERLTPYIFKDSYSMTEGLFQIYLAYLGYELCLLLIPYTDKKTKLFRAVFYGNLIRTVSYTLSGFVTFGVIGSDMLKVMLFPLLDLLAYIKLPFIERIENLFYGFFLFTTIITLVLYFWAAGESTQRVFPKIKINVHYFFIILVALLISYIPTVLNTIREWLMYLGYIQIGFAYIMPLILILLLLWQRRKKAV from the coding sequence TTGAAAGAAAAACTCTCCCAGTTTCATACCGCGATCCTAATCTATATGATTCAAACGGGTGTATATGTATTCAGCATTACCCAGGTCGAAGCCAAATATTTTGGTACGAACGGTTGGCTTATCACCATCCCGGTTTCCCTTCTGGTCTGTCTGAATATTTACATGATGTATTGGGTGTACCGGCTGGGCAAAGGACAGTCGATCTTCGTCATATTGGAGAAAAGCATTCCCAAGTTCATTCTAACCCCCTTCTATCTGGCAATCAGTACGGTATGGGCGCTGATCGGCTGTCTCGTCGCCAAGGAGTATGTACTGATCTTTCAGATGTTCGCGTTTCCGACAACCAACCCTATGGTGTTCAAGATTGCGATCGATGTTCTTGCATTTATACTGCTGACCAAAGGGCTATATAACATTTCCAAGGCTTCGACCGTTTTCTTCTGGAGCACCATCTGGATGAGCTTGCTTTTGCTTTATTATGTAGGGGAATTCAGAATAGAGAGATTAACCCCCTATATTTTTAAAGACAGTTACAGCATGACCGAAGGTCTTTTTCAAATTTATTTGGCATACTTGGGTTATGAGCTGTGCTTACTTTTGATTCCCTATACCGATAAGAAGACCAAACTGTTCAGGGCGGTATTCTATGGAAATTTAATTCGTACGGTATCCTATACGCTCTCGGGCTTTGTTACGTTTGGTGTAATTGGCTCGGATATGCTTAAGGTCATGTTGTTCCCGTTACTGGATCTTCTGGCTTACATCAAGCTTCCATTCATTGAGCGAATCGAGAACCTTTTCTACGGCTTCTTCCTGTTTACAACCATTATCACCCTAGTCCTTTACTTCTGGGCGGCTGGCGAAAGCACCCAAAGAGTCTTCCCGAAGATCAAAATCAATGTACACTATTTCTTTATCATTTTAGTTGCTTTGCTCATCTCCTACATTCCAACCGTATTGAACACGATCAGGGAATGGCTTATGTATCTGGGATACATCCAGATAGGGTTTGCCTACATAATGCCGTTGATATTAATTCTTCTGCTGCTATGGCAGCGGCGCAAAAAGGCAGTGTGA